The Candidatus Eremiobacteraceae bacterium genome window below encodes:
- a CDS encoding cytochrome b N-terminal domain-containing protein: protein MLAWIEQRTGLVSALKAALTEDIPGGASYWYVFGSVTLILLTMQIVTGIFLTFYYAPSSVTAWESTRFIYEHVTFGQFMISLHDWGASAMIILVTLHLLQVLVFGAYKRPREIQWVVGVTLFFFTLILGFTGYLLPWDLNAYYATQVGINIAATVPVIGPQIASFLNDGSTLGTLTVGRFFGIHVWMTPALLVGLVGLHLFIFRHNGPAGPAQDEKPKTVGYFYPEQIFMDSIIAFTAFLVIVGLAIFMPTPLLPKADPNFGGFIPAPAWYFYSLYGILRLAPAGVLTLVATVVLPGVFSLVLLLLPWIDRNPSRAIAKRPFMMGVTALTIITIVGLSMYSAKAIDAERKASPAGLTPVAGLGAMPATPSPSPGASAAAGPDGSAVYGTNCASCHGASGQGLAGAFPALAGNPAVTGDAGAVIGIVANGLHGQIKVNGQTFNGAMPSWHGKLTDAQIAAVITYIRTSWGNKASPVTEAQVKGHK, encoded by the coding sequence ATGTTAGCTTGGATCGAACAACGCACCGGTCTGGTCTCGGCGCTCAAGGCGGCCCTCACCGAGGACATACCCGGCGGTGCCAGCTACTGGTACGTCTTCGGCAGCGTGACGCTCATCTTGCTGACGATGCAGATCGTGACCGGTATCTTCCTCACGTTCTACTATGCGCCGTCGTCGGTCACCGCTTGGGAATCGACCAGATTCATCTACGAGCATGTGACGTTCGGCCAGTTCATGATCAGCCTGCACGACTGGGGGGCGTCGGCGATGATCATCCTGGTGACGCTCCACTTGCTGCAAGTCCTGGTGTTCGGGGCCTACAAGCGCCCGCGCGAGATCCAGTGGGTGGTCGGCGTCACGCTGTTCTTCTTCACGCTCATCCTCGGCTTCACCGGATACCTGCTGCCCTGGGATCTCAATGCGTACTACGCGACCCAGGTCGGCATCAATATCGCCGCCACCGTGCCCGTCATCGGTCCGCAGATCGCGAGCTTCCTCAACGACGGTTCGACGCTCGGCACGCTGACCGTCGGCCGCTTCTTCGGCATCCACGTCTGGATGACGCCCGCGTTGCTCGTGGGGCTAGTCGGTCTTCACCTGTTCATCTTCCGGCACAACGGTCCGGCAGGTCCGGCGCAGGACGAGAAGCCGAAGACTGTCGGGTATTTCTATCCCGAGCAGATCTTTATGGATTCTATCATCGCGTTCACCGCGTTCCTGGTCATCGTTGGGCTCGCCATCTTCATGCCGACGCCGCTGCTGCCGAAAGCCGATCCGAACTTTGGCGGCTTCATCCCGGCACCGGCGTGGTATTTCTACTCGCTCTACGGCATCTTGCGGCTCGCGCCCGCGGGCGTCCTCACGCTGGTCGCGACGGTCGTCCTGCCCGGCGTGTTTTCGCTCGTGCTCTTACTGCTGCCGTGGATCGACCGCAATCCGAGCCGGGCGATCGCCAAACGGCCGTTCATGATGGGCGTCACCGCGTTGACGATCATCACGATCGTCGGACTGAGCATGTACTCGGCCAAGGCGATCGATGCGGAGCGCAAAGCAAGTCCAGCTGGTTTGACGCCGGTCGCCGGGCTCGGTGCGATGCCGGCGACGCCGTCACCGTCGCCCGGTGCGAGCGCCGCGGCGGGCCCTGACGGCTCTGCCGTCTACGGCACCAATTGCGCGAGCTGTCACGGCGCGAGCGGCCAAGGCCTTGCCGGCGCGTTTCCGGCGCTGGCCGGCAATCCGGCGGTGACAGGTGATGCCGGCGCCGTCATCGGCATCGTCGCGAACGGCCTGCACGGCCAGATCAAGGTCAACGGCCAGACGTTCAACGGCGCCATGCCCTCGTGGCACGGCAAGCTGACCGATGCGCAGATCGCAGCGGTGATCACCTACATCCGCACGTCGTGGGGCAACAAAGCTTCGCCCGTCACGGAAGCACAGGTCAAGGGGCACAAGTAG
- a CDS encoding Rieske 2Fe-2S domain-containing protein: MSEDPTAPQAPKDPEEMGRRRFMAQATVAIGGFVSLGLAIPLVTALVPRPELLNANKGWSPLSPDEFNALKASIDKPVKIHFTKKNVVDGYLVSDNDYYVWGIHMNADEERQFREQRPDLFDPASRGDVSFDVGVLGFVVFSSVCPHLQCKFDWDDGLKAFLCPCHGSQFSKLGVHMKKPDGSYIGPAPRGLDPVPFRTQDGMAEVEWVKYFANVPYRMIVSYS; the protein is encoded by the coding sequence GTGTCGGAAGATCCCACCGCTCCGCAAGCACCAAAAGACCCTGAGGAGATGGGCCGCCGCCGATTCATGGCGCAAGCGACGGTCGCCATCGGCGGCTTCGTCAGCCTGGGCCTGGCGATTCCGCTCGTGACCGCGCTTGTGCCCAGACCGGAGCTGCTCAACGCCAACAAGGGCTGGTCGCCCTTGTCCCCTGACGAGTTCAACGCGCTCAAAGCGAGCATCGATAAGCCCGTCAAGATCCACTTCACGAAGAAGAACGTCGTCGACGGATACCTGGTCAGCGATAACGATTACTACGTCTGGGGCATCCACATGAACGCCGACGAGGAGCGCCAGTTCCGCGAGCAGCGGCCGGATCTGTTCGATCCAGCATCGCGCGGCGACGTGTCGTTCGACGTCGGCGTGCTGGGCTTCGTCGTGTTCAGCTCGGTCTGCCCGCACCTGCAGTGCAAGTTCGATTGGGACGACGGCCTCAAAGCCTTTCTGTGCCCGTGCCACGGTTCGCAGTTCAGCAAGCTCGGCGTGCACATGAAGAAGCCAGACGGCTCGTACATCGGTCCGGCGCCGCGCGGACTCGATCCCGTGCCGTTCCGCACGCAGGACGGAATGGCTGAAGTCGAGTGGGTGAAGTACTTCGCCAATGTGCCTTATCGCATGATCGTCTCGTACTCGTAA
- a CDS encoding methyltransferase domain-containing protein: MDRREIQAKASAQFSATAERYVDSARHANGDDLARLVELAQPGGRERVLDIATGAGHTALAFAPHVAEVVASDLTPRMLEVAQELAAKRGVGNVRFVQAQAEALPFDDASFDLVTCRVAPHHFADPVAFVHEVARVLRPGGRFLLDDQMAPDDPQLDEFVNRFEMWRDQSHVRAYTAREWQGWIEAAGMRVELVEEIERGSYDFADWTARASMPADQRDALERWLLAAPERCAQFFRIESDGDRVRSLRACFAIIAARKPEVPA; encoded by the coding sequence GTGGATAGGCGGGAGATCCAGGCAAAGGCGAGCGCGCAGTTCTCCGCGACCGCGGAGCGCTACGTCGATAGCGCGCGCCATGCAAACGGCGACGACCTGGCCCGGCTGGTGGAGCTCGCGCAGCCAGGCGGGCGCGAGCGCGTGCTCGACATCGCGACTGGCGCCGGCCATACCGCGCTCGCCTTCGCGCCGCACGTCGCCGAGGTCGTCGCCAGCGATCTCACGCCGCGCATGCTCGAAGTCGCGCAGGAGCTTGCCGCGAAACGCGGCGTGGGCAACGTGCGCTTCGTCCAGGCGCAAGCCGAGGCGCTGCCGTTCGACGACGCCAGCTTTGATCTCGTGACCTGCCGCGTGGCGCCGCATCACTTCGCCGATCCGGTCGCGTTCGTCCACGAAGTCGCGCGCGTGCTGCGTCCGGGCGGCCGCTTCTTGCTCGACGACCAGATGGCGCCTGACGACCCGCAGCTCGACGAGTTCGTCAACCGGTTCGAGATGTGGCGCGATCAGAGCCACGTGCGCGCCTACACCGCACGGGAATGGCAAGGGTGGATCGAGGCCGCGGGCATGCGCGTCGAGCTGGTGGAAGAGATCGAGCGCGGATCGTACGATTTCGCGGACTGGACAGCGCGTGCGAGCATGCCGGCAGACCAGCGCGACGCGCTGGAACGCTGGCTGCTCGCAGCTCCGGAGCGCTGCGCCCAGTTCTTCAGGATCGAATCCGACGGCGACCGCGTCCGCTCGTTGCGCGCCTGTTTCGCCATCATCGCCGCGCGCAAACCGGAGGTGCCCGCATGA
- a CDS encoding nuclear transport factor 2 family protein, with translation MIPIILAAVLVASAPTGAPPSAAQAAAAAHKAAAQKAIDAGNAAYISTWQHGDAHAFAMLYTPDAASISDDGTITRGRAAIEAAQAKAFATSSLLKGTITTEDLVVEDSIGYEMGSYSFTLKAPGKPAVVLTGRYLTIWQQQPDGTWLIKTDSGLSDRTCTKRPS, from the coding sequence ATGATCCCGATCATTCTCGCCGCCGTGCTCGTGGCCAGCGCGCCGACTGGGGCGCCGCCGAGCGCCGCGCAAGCTGCAGCGGCGGCACACAAGGCCGCCGCCCAAAAGGCGATCGACGCCGGCAACGCGGCCTATATCTCGACATGGCAGCACGGCGACGCGCACGCCTTTGCGATGCTCTACACTCCCGATGCAGCATCGATCTCCGACGACGGCACGATCACCCGCGGCCGCGCCGCGATCGAGGCGGCGCAGGCCAAGGCCTTCGCGACTTCGTCCCTGCTCAAGGGCACGATCACCACGGAGGATCTCGTCGTCGAGGACTCGATCGGCTACGAGATGGGAAGCTATTCGTTCACGCTCAAAGCGCCCGGCAAACCGGCGGTCGTCCTCACCGGGCGCTATCTGACGATCTGGCAGCAGCAACCCGACGGCACCTGGCTCATCAAGACCGATTCAGGGCTGTCCGATCGCACCTGCACGAAGAGACCATCATGA